In Aphelocoma coerulescens isolate FSJ_1873_10779 chromosome 13, UR_Acoe_1.0, whole genome shotgun sequence, the following are encoded in one genomic region:
- the LOC138118209 gene encoding uncharacterized protein: MVIFTAIIFGAHRCDLHAVKCPAHCEPSRISLEVRCSFPSPPPRTRMSDGTEKMEKSSLQTDSVVTVWKGVFSIMHTSVPENSLCELLDWAALHGISPDRDTALDFGLWQELGCPIRHELPSGDPAVLELFRTWRLLFILLTDLDCGSRAGSPVSVASEGEISEGDPTNRAPEACGGGSKKTSPVPRAEPAPVPAPGHTAQSQGSAAPKDPVPAEAGVSGQREGAQPTLPLGSAAATAFSGTAVQRSHVLDLRGSSQPVCTCACHAKDAQMDAAGWCGAGHHCGKAEASNRPSNTASAFAARAAKHITVAIRTAQLAKAVVAAVQGPCRPHLRRPRRPRPL, encoded by the coding sequence ATGGTAATATTTACTGCGATAATATTTGGTGCACACCGATGTGATCTGCACGCTGTGAAGTGTCCTGCACACTGtgagccaagccgaatttctctagaggtacgctgttccttcccctcccccccgcccagGACCAGGATGTCCGATGGGACTGAGAAAATGGAGAAGAGCAGCTTACAAACCGACTCTGTGGTAACGGTTTGGAAAGGTGTTTTcagtataatgcacacctcTGTTCCTGAAAACTCACTTTGTgagttattagactgggctgccTTGCATGGCATTTCCCCGGACAGAgacactgccctggactttgggcTGTGGCAGGAACTAGGCTGTCCCATACGGCATGAGCTGCCATCTGGGGACCCGGCAGTGTTAGAATTATTCCGAACTTGGCGTttgttatttattctgctgacagaccttgactgtggcagcagagctggctctcCTGTCTCAGTGGCGAGTGAAGGAGAGATATCCGAAGGGGACCCCACTAACCGGGCTCCAGAGGCGTGTGGTGGTGGATCTAAAAAAACCTCTCCAGTTCCACGGGCGGAGCCTGCCCCGGTGCCTGCACCAGGTCACACTGCACAGTCGCAAGGCTCTGCGGCCCCCAAGGACCCCGTGCCGGCAGAGGCGGGGGTGTCagggcagcgggagggcgcGCAGCCCACCTTGCCACTCGGCtcggcagcagccacagctttttctGGCACCGCGGTACAGCGGTCTCATGTCCTGGACCTCCGTGGCAGCTCCCAGCCGGTTTGCACATGTGCCTGCCATGCCAAGGATGCCCAGATGGACGCCGCTGGCTGGTGTGGCGCTGGACACCactgtggaaaagcagaagcaagCAATCGACCGTctaatacagcatctgcctttgctgccagagctgccaaACATATCACTGTAGCTATCAGAactgctcagcttgcaaaagcagTTGTTGCAGCCGTGCAGGGCCCGTGCCGCCCACACCTGCGCCGTCCACGCCGCCCACGCCCCCTGTGA